The genomic region AGCCATCTTGTTCTTTTTGGCGTGGGTTACGGAGCCAGCTTTTTCTTTCCTGCCAAAAAGGTTGATGAGAATTTGACGATTTATGGCTGGTTTAAGAAAAGAGGGAACCCTTAATTGGAAAAACTGAAGACCCGCTACCATCTTCTTCATGAACTTTTGTTGCTTTTGACAAGCATTTTCCACCAGTCCGAAAATTGAGAACTCAAGCTTGAAGTTTTCTTTTGAATAGACACAAATGAGGTTATCAAAAAATGATCCATAGATACTACAAAGAAGGCCAAAAGCTAAACGTCGCTGACTTGAATGAAATAATTGTGCTGATCGACCGAACCGAAACCGAGTTGACGGAGGTCGCTTTGAACACCTGGCGACCAGGATTGATCGGTCCGCCGCATCGACATGATCAGAAGGAACAGATTTTTTATGTGACTTCTGGGACTGGTACTGTCAAAGTCGGAGCAGAAATTTTTCAGGTAAACCCAGGTGATTTGATTTATATTCCATTAGGGGTGGAGCATCAGACCATTGCATCAAAGAATGAAGCCTTGCATTATATATTGTTCAATGTGTTCATAGATCCCGAGAAAGAGGGGCATGGCACGTTTGCTGAGCATATTGAAAAAGTCAAAAATATCCGCAAGCGGCAAGCGGAGACGGGCAGGGCTACGGTTGAAAATGCTGAGCGGTCAGCTTTTTCGAATAAACAGCCCAAGTATATCAGAGATTTAAATAAAGGCGATTCAGGTCCTTCGAACTCCGTCACCAGCCGAATCGTGTTGGATCGAAGTGAGAGCGAGCGGTCTGAAATGGTCGTTGTTAGCTGGCCTAAAGGCAATAAAGGAGCGCTGGAGATGCACCCAGAAAAAGAGCAAACCTTTTTTGTGCTCGCAGGTTCGGGCATTATCAAAATATCTGAAGAGCAGGCATTGGTCAAACCAGGGGATATTATTTTTGTGCCCAGAAATGCTTACCATTGCGCCGAGGCAAAAAGTGAGGATTTGAGGTATTTGTGTTTAAATACGTACGCCCGATGGTGAATCATCAGGCTAAGAAATGCAAACACCACAAATGGAGCTCAGACTTGAGAGTGATTTATCATTCCCATATTTTGGCGCTATTATTTTCATCATAGGGCGGTTATTTTGAATTTTGAAAAATCATGACTATGACAGCACGAGAACGTTTCATCGAAACTCTAACCTTTGGCTCTCCTGACAAAATCCCTTTCGAGCCAGGAAAGCCTCGGGAGAAAACCCTGGCTCGCTGGCATCACGAAGGATTGCCTGAACATCGGGATTGGTTTGAATTTCTCTGCGAGATGATAGGCATCGCTGCTCCGGCGCCGAGCTATCCGCCGTTCGAGGGACTGGTTAATTTCCGCATGATCCCAACCTTTGAGGAGGAGGTGCTGGAACATCGGGATGGGCATTACATCGTACAAGATTGGATGGGCAATATTGTGGAGATTTCGGATGAATATGATTACACTTACCTCCGCCATCCCAAAGATTTTGTCACCCGAAAATGGCATAAATTCCCTGTGACAAATCGTCAGGAATTTGAGGCGATGAAACGGCGCTACAACCCCGATGATCCATCGAGGTATCCGAGCGATTTTCATGAGATAGTCAAAAAATTGAAGGGGCGGGATTATATCATCACGTTGCAATTTTCAGGACCGTTCTGGCAGTTGCGGGAGTGGTGTGGTTTTGAACCGTTGTGTATGATGTTCCTCGAAAATCCCGATTTTGTGCAGGAGATGATCGAGTTTTGGACCGAGTTTGTCTCGAAAACCATGGCCCGTGCCCTCGATGCAGGCATCGTCGACCGTATCTGGATCAACGAGGATATGGCATACAAAGAGAAAGCCATGATCAGCCCTGAGATGACCAGAGAATTTTTGCTGCCAGCCTGGAAGCGCTGGGCTACCGAAGCAAAGCAAGCTGGCGTACCGATTATCGACGAGGATTCCGATGGCTATATCGGCGAATTAATTCCGATCTGGATCGAGGCGGGATTCAACGTCTGCGATCCCATTGAAGTAGCTGCTGGCAATGATATGGTTGAGTATCGAGCACAATTTGGAAGAAAGATTGCCTTTCGCCAGGGTGTGGATAAACGTTGTATCGCCAAAGGCGGTAAGGCGATCGAAGACGAATTGGCTCGATTGGCGCCAGTGGTCAAATCGGGTGGCTTTATTCCTGGTTGCGATCACGGAGTGCCGTTTGATATTTCCTGGGAAAATTTTGTTCATTATTCACGATTGTTGGCTGAGCTGACAGGTTGGCTTTAGCCCACGAAATACACGGAAAGACCCGAAAGTTTTAATATTCTAGATGACAAAAAATAATTACCACTTAGTGTCCGTCCGAAAACTAAAGATTTTTAAAAAGAATGTCATTCCGAGCGGAGCGAGGAATCTATCAATGATTGAAAGCATCGGACTTGCAGATTCCTCACTTCGTTCGAAATGACCGCTTTTAAGAAAAATCGATAATTTTCGCACAGACTCTACTTAGGCAGATTTAACTCAATGATGTCATTCCGAATCCTGACTCATCTGGATGAGGATTCTGAATTTTTCTATATATGTTAGATTCATAAACAGATTTCTCGCTTCGCTCGAAATGACACATATTTATTGATGAAGTTTGAAAATCTGACCCAGTAAAGCAAAATACAAATAACTTTTAAAAATCAAATTTTGAAATTTCAATCACACCCTTTGCAAGGTTGTCAACCATAGAAAGGGTGAGGCTGTTTGTTTGAGATCTTGAATTTGAGGTTTGAATATTATCCACCACAGTCTGATAGGTTTGATATTTGTTTCTTGAGTTTTGAGATTTTTAGTGATTAAAAGATGGCTCACAGACAACGCTTCCTATCCGCTCTCGAAGGAACGATGCCAGACCAGATTCCCATGACGATCTGGAACAACAAACTTCCGGGAGGGAAGCTGAATGATCGATTGCTGGATCTGGGCGTTCTGGTGATCCATAAAAGCTCGGTCTGGCGACGTCGATTGGAAGGAATTCAGGTCGAGTCTCGGGATGAAACGACAGCCGATGGAAACACGGTTCGACATACGAGTTATTTCACCCCTGCTGGGAAATTGATAACAGCCGAGCGGGTTTTTCCCAACACAATCTGGATCGAGAAATATCTATTCGGTGATCCTGGTGATTATGATGCGCTGGAGGCGTTAATTGTGAGTCGGAGTTACCAGCCCGATTTCGAACGCTTCATGACAGACGACGAGAAGCTGGCTGATCAATCCATTGCCCGCCCGATGACCATCCATTCGCCGATGCATGAGTTGATCTATGAATTCATGGGCATCGAAAATTTTAGTATCGAATGGGCAGAACGTCGAGATCGGGTGCTGCATCTGTGCGATGTTTTAAAACAGGACTGGCATAAACGGTTAGGAATAATCGTTGCCTCGCCGACAAAATTTGCCGTTATCGAAGGAAACATCCAGCTTCAGGTGATCGGCGAGGAGCGATTTCTCAAATATTATTTTCCAAATATTCAAGAAGCATGTGAAATCTTGCACGAAAAGGGCATCTTTGCAGGTGCTCACTTGGATGGGAACAATCGAAAATTAGCACCGCTGATTGCGCGAACCTCACTGGATTTTATCGAATCTTTTACGCCACCGCCCGATTGCGATCTCTCGGTGGCGGAAGCACGGCAAATATGGAAGGATAAATCACTGCTGGTTCATTTCCCATCCTCCGTTCATCTGTTTGGTGCTGCCGCCATCGAAGATCATGTGAAAGAGATTCTGAAACAAGCAGCGCCTGGAGATCGATTTGCCATCGGTGTCTCTGAAGATGTGCCCAATGGGGGAATTGAAACATTGGTGCCTTTATATGAAGCGATAAGAAAATATGGCTGGGGAAATTCGAAATTACAATTAAAAAATCCCAAATAAATTCCAAATTCAAATTATAAAATTTCCGTTAATAACAATTAAATTGTTTACATATCAATGCCAATTTGACCAGCCAGTTGGCTAGTGGCCTCAATGTAAGATATGGAATGCTATTTTAAGCGATCCGCCAACTGGCTATTAGCGCCCATACAGAATATTTTGGTTTGAGAATCCGCTGAAGCAGTCAATAGCTATTGTTAATTTGTCACTAATGCCCGAATGAATACAGGCATTAATGACAAACTCGTGTCGCTTTCAATAACCGTTTTGCGGTTTTTAATACTTTTTTAGCTCAAGTTAACGGTGATGGCCAGTCGGCTGATGCTCGCAATGACAATTTTTACTCATTCATTCGCTTAGGTTGACGCCAAAAAGATGTTGATGGCGATAGAGATGTAAATTCAAAAGTCACTGAGTCAGATTCCTTTCCGTGCTTTAGCATATCAGAATGACAGTTAAATGACTTAACCCTTTCAAAGCCTATAGACCTTTGAAAGGATACTGGTCGATTGGAATTTTGAATTTTAAAATTGAAATTTATTTGGATTTTGTTTTTTGTGATTTGGGATCTTTTAATCAGGAGTTCCAGCAGATGCTTGTTTTTTTCCTTCTGGTCATTGTCATCCTTTCAATAATATTTGCCACAACCAAATTCAAATTGCATCCATTTCTCACCCTATTGCTGGCGGGAATCATAATGGGGTGGCTGGCTGGTTTGAATACCAATGATCTTCTTGCCAAATTGACCGAAGGATTTGGCAGCACGCTCAAGAGTATCGGCATCGTGATCGCCTGCGGAACAGTGATCGGCACTTTCCTCGAAAAGAGCGGCGGTGCGGGAGCAATGGCATCGAGCGTGCTGAAACTGGTTGGCGCGAAACGCTCGCCGCTGGCAATGTCCATCACGGGATACATTGTCTCCATCCCGGTGTTTTGTGATTCGGGATTTGTGATTTTATCGGCATTGAATCGGGCGCTCAGCAAAAAAACTGGCATCTCGCTGACGGTTCTGGCAGTCGCTTTGGCCACAGGACTTTATTCGACCCATGTCTTTGTGCCGCCAACACCTGGTCCCCTCGCTGCGGCGGCAACCATTGGAGCGGATATCGGCCTTGTTATTTTGCTTGGTCTGGTTGTTTCCATCCCTACGGCGGGCGTCGGATTGCTCTGGGCAAATTTTTACAGTAGGCGGTTTAAAATCACTCCCAAAGATATGTCCGATGCTGTTGAGCAAGAAAAACAGACGCCAGCCGCTCTGTTCTCGTTTGCCCCACTCATCGTACCCATCGTTTTGATTGCCCTCAAATCCATCGCCGATTCTCCCTCAGCCCCATTTGGCGATGGATTTCTCAAAGATCTCTTCGGTTTCATAGGGCATCCTGTCATGGCGCTGATCATCGGTGTTTTTCTTGCCTTTGGTTTGAAACGGGAGATATCCACTGAATCTTATTTGGACTGGGTTTCTATCGGATTGAAGAATGCAGGGGCGATTATTTTGATTACGGGTGCAGGTGGAGCATTTGGCAATGTGCTTCGAGCCACAGGTATCGGGGATTCGTTGGGGCAAGCCATGTCCGAGTGGCAGATCGGTATTTTTCTGCCGTTCATCATCGCTGCGGTTCTGAAATCGGCCCAGGGATCGTCGACAGTTGCCCTCATTACCACGGCAGCGCTGGTCTCACCGCTTTTGGATCCAATGGGATTCACATCTCCGTTGGCAAAAACCCTGGTGGTGCTGGCAATCGGCGCTGGTTCAATGACCGTTTCGCATGTGAACGATAGTTATTTTTGGGTCGTGTCCCAATTTTCGGAAATGGATACAGCGACTGCATTACGGACTCATACAATGGCAACTTTGTTCCAGGGCATTGTGGGAATTGTTGTGATTGCCATATTAGGTTGGATTTTTGTTTAGATAAAACTGTGTGAAAAGATTGATGCCCATGGAAAAAGTGTTTGATCGAAAATTTGATGCATGCTAAAAATTATTCTCCAACGGATAGAAACAGCCCAACGGATATTTTTTAGGCTTTTATCCATTGGCTTCATCTATTCTTTTGGCAAAAATAGAAAACAGAATTGAAACAGACATGGACAAAATCAAACTATCATTTACCTGAATCAAAATT from candidate division KSB1 bacterium harbors:
- a CDS encoding cupin domain-containing protein; this encodes MIHRYYKEGQKLNVADLNEIIVLIDRTETELTEVALNTWRPGLIGPPHRHDQKEQIFYVTSGTGTVKVGAEIFQVNPGDLIYIPLGVEHQTIASKNEALHYILFNVFIDPEKEGHGTFAEHIEKVKNIRKRQAETGRATVENAERSAFSNKQPKYIRDLNKGDSGPSNSVTSRIVLDRSESERSEMVVVSWPKGNKGALEMHPEKEQTFFVLAGSGIIKISEEQALVKPGDIIFVPRNAYHCAEAKSEDLRYLCLNTYARW
- a CDS encoding uroporphyrinogen decarboxylase family protein, whose translation is MAHRQRFLSALEGTMPDQIPMTIWNNKLPGGKLNDRLLDLGVLVIHKSSVWRRRLEGIQVESRDETTADGNTVRHTSYFTPAGKLITAERVFPNTIWIEKYLFGDPGDYDALEALIVSRSYQPDFERFMTDDEKLADQSIARPMTIHSPMHELIYEFMGIENFSIEWAERRDRVLHLCDVLKQDWHKRLGIIVASPTKFAVIEGNIQLQVIGEERFLKYYFPNIQEACEILHEKGIFAGAHLDGNNRKLAPLIARTSLDFIESFTPPPDCDLSVAEARQIWKDKSLLVHFPSSVHLFGAAAIEDHVKEILKQAAPGDRFAIGVSEDVPNGGIETLVPLYEAIRKYGWGNSKLQLKNPK
- a CDS encoding GntP family permease, producing the protein MLVFFLLVIVILSIIFATTKFKLHPFLTLLLAGIIMGWLAGLNTNDLLAKLTEGFGSTLKSIGIVIACGTVIGTFLEKSGGAGAMASSVLKLVGAKRSPLAMSITGYIVSIPVFCDSGFVILSALNRALSKKTGISLTVLAVALATGLYSTHVFVPPTPGPLAAAATIGADIGLVILLGLVVSIPTAGVGLLWANFYSRRFKITPKDMSDAVEQEKQTPAALFSFAPLIVPIVLIALKSIADSPSAPFGDGFLKDLFGFIGHPVMALIIGVFLAFGLKREISTESYLDWVSIGLKNAGAIILITGAGGAFGNVLRATGIGDSLGQAMSEWQIGIFLPFIIAAVLKSAQGSSTVALITTAALVSPLLDPMGFTSPLAKTLVVLAIGAGSMTVSHVNDSYFWVVSQFSEMDTATALRTHTMATLFQGIVGIVVIAILGWIFV